A stretch of DNA from Schistocerca americana isolate TAMUIC-IGC-003095 chromosome 3, iqSchAmer2.1, whole genome shotgun sequence:
ggctaccctcggcttcacatggcttcgcagctgtgacgtcacggagTCTTACCTCTATGGAATATCCACACAAAACATTCATCTCTGCACTCAACGCTCCCAGCAGCGGTAACATCTTTGATTATACGTGtatatgttttgtttgtatgtaatgTTCGCGGGGAAGTATTTAAACTTGTGGTGGATGTTCGTGTAGTTATTGGTGTATCATCGTGGTATTTAGGTTTTGCAAAAAGATTCAAAGCCTGTTCAAAGCCTCATCCATATGGCGGAAGTACTCCTGAGTACAGCAGAAAAGACTTACATTTTGCACGGTGTTGACGAGGATTTTAGAACGGACGGGAGGAACAGACGAACTTACAGACCCATCGAATTAGAAACAGAAGTGGTAATTCATGCAAATGGTTCGGCTCGCTTGCGCTTAGCAAACACCGATATTTTAGTGGGCGTAAAAACAGAAATTGACACTCCTTTCCCCGAAAGACCAAACGAGGGAAAGATAGAATTTTTCGTTGACTGCTCTGCAAATGCGACGCCAGCATTCGAAGGCAGAGGAGGTGAAGACCTAGCCACAGAAATTAGTGCAAGTTTGGCAAGAGCGTACATGTCCTCACAAGTTTTCAACCTATCGCCTTTGATAATTACACCTGGTGTTCATTGCTGGAAGCTATATGTTGACATTCTTATCTTAGAATGTGGAGGTAACCTTTTTGATGCAGTCTCATTGGCAGTTAAAGCAGCCTTGCACAATACCAGAGTGCCAAAAGTCGAAAATGAAGGAAAGGATGGTGACGAGGAAATGCTTGTGTTATCGCAGAATTATAACGACTGTACTCATTTGGATGTTTCAAATACTCCTGTTCTAATTACACTTTGTAAAATTGGCGATAACTGCGTAGTTGATCCGACAGCCGAAGAAGAAGCGTGTAGCGTTGCAAGTGTGGTCATAGCAGTAACTGAATCCGGGTTAGTTACCTCAGTTTTCAAGACTGGAGAAGGAAGCCTGAGCCCCCAAACTTTTCGGGATGCTCTAATTGAAGGCAGAGACATAGGCTACAATCTTAACAAGACACTGAAGAATGCATTACTTAGAGAAGCAGAAAAGGGAAATGAAGGAGGAGTGTATGAACCATACGGATTTTTAAAATAGCGGATATATGGAGCCATAGAGTTGTTTTGTGTCATTTAATTCCGttgtacataaaaataaaatatttaatgacATATTGTTTTTTCTGGTGTGTGCCATTTGTTACCAAGTCGCTTGGGGTAGTAAAATTTTTCTTTGAGTCGTAAATATCACATGATTCgaggcaaagaaataatttaagacATAACCAGTTAGCCTGATACTAAGTATGATTTTCGAGTAAAATGTGTAATTTGCTATGGTATCATTTTTGTCAGGCTTGAAACTGTAGGCTAATTTCAaattgatttgatttattattttgTATCCTAGTTTTTGTACAATAAAATAGCTGCATATTTTCCAAAGACATCCTAATACTGCCTCTTTAATTGCCCAAAAGATTAAAATTATTATGTTGAAAGTAAAGTAATGCACTTCACAGGTGCAATTATGATGAAGTGACATTTTTATCAATCACACCAATAGTACCCCAGTGAATTATGATCTTCCCCACCATGGGCAGAATTTTGATCCAGTATGGATTGGAGTGAGAATTTCTTGATGAAATGTTGTTCATACAAAAATGTTCATCTGTTCAAGAATAccggtaataaaaattttaaacacatttgaaATTCTTCAGTGTATCCATATTTCCGAATCAAACTTTCTAATGGATGCTGCATAGAACATTAGCATTTCTCACTCTTCATTTAACATTCTCCTGACACTGCAACAAGAAATATTGTGCCAAATATGTCACTGGTTAAGCAAAATTCTGTAATTCCCAAGGTGAATCAGTGACATTGTAAAGTCATTTATTCTGTAAAGTCTGATTTGAACAATTGATATGCATTGCAACTGTAGTAATGGACTTATGGGATGGTACTCTGCTGGCTTAGTTTTCCCCCTCCCCTGTAAGAGTCATTTGTGATATACCTCAGTACAAATGTATTGAATTTTGAGCATGGAGTGTAGGGCCTGTTGTCAGTTAACAATTACAGGCAAGCATAATATGCCTCCCATACCAGCAGCTCTGCAGTTCCATACTGAATATGTTTCCCATTAATGTGTAGGATCATAAATTGTCATCACTTTCCTAAGTAGTTTCACTGCTAGCTTCACGTTTCATAAAAGAAACATAGAGCACTGAGAAAGATAAGCATATAAGAACAAATCACAATTACGTTACATACTGCAATTTTCAACTACGGACCGGTAGCTGGCAGCTGAGTTATCAGAGTAGCAACATGATAACTACAGGCAAGAGAAGATGTGACCAAACTCATGATCAGATTAGTTGTTGCTATGGTAGGCGTCCTGTTAACAGTCACCTTGTTATTCTGATCCAGATATAACTTATTTTGCTATTTAGTGCAAGATTTTTAATCTGGCATGGAATGGCCACATACATTTGAAAGTCAGTACTACATGTGATACACTGAGTCAGATGCTGTGGTGGTTAAGACATTGCCTCTCGTCAGGGATGAGCAAGGTTCAAATATTATCCAGATCTAGACTCTTAATGGTTCCTCGGAACCATGAATACAAGTAGTTGAATTTAATTCTAGGATTTTTGTTGTAGTCacacattttttatattttattttaattctaatccattttcttttcaaatgttctGTATTTCTAGTTACAGTGATTTGTACTGATTGCTACTACCTCTTAATTGTGCCTGTAGTCAGGGGTTTATTGGTATTAGTTTGTTTCTGACCAAATTCTGCTTAGACTTTACCTTAAGGCGGCCACATCCGTAACTTCATGCTTGTTGGGGAAGCTTGCACAGGCATGCTTGAGCAAGATTGCACAAATTCCTGGTGGCTACACACAGTTCAAGCATGGTTGTACAAGCATTAGTTTGTTTGCCAGGAAGTGTCGAGCTCAGATGATAATGCACTTGCTTTGGCAACATTTTTGCTtgtgttacagaaaaaaaaaagataagactGGATATGAGGAGTAAGGAATggttaaataaatgaaaacattattCCCGTATTAACTATTCGTGATACACACGCTATCGAAACTATCTCACTGTACTATTGATCCTTCTTGTCTCATTCTCCATGTAATATTGTATTCTCTGACTTGACCTACAGTACAGTACCTTTGTACAAAATGTAATTTATCAGAATCAAGTAAAAATTAAATCAAACCAGATTCACTGACAAATGCTTGCACAAGCCTCCCTGCACTTCATACACACAATCAAGCATATACACGCTTGCACAAGCTTGCATAATCGAAATTTGATCAAGCATCGAGCAGCTTGTACAGTCCTGATGCTAGCACAGATTTATCCTACATACTCTTGGGCATGCTTTGTCAAACATGGTTGCGCAAGCCTGCTTGCCAAGCTTGCAGTTACATGTCAGGCCACCTTTCATCAATAAAGGATCCTCTTGTCTTCTTCTCCACAATGTATCTTCACTTAACTGACACCAGATGTCAACTTTGTTCTGTGGTGGAATCACGATGTGGCATCACACATGAGTAAAAAGAGAGTAAACATAACATGGacattatttattttcatgtaGCAGGATGTGAGATGTAGGTTAACTTAGGAGGGGATAGTTTAATTGAGAGTTGGTGAAGCCAGTAAATGTGATGTTACAAGAATGTTAAAAGTGCATTTAGGGTGACAGCAGCTTATCCACTCCATGCCACAGTTTGTAACTGTTTGTGGAGTGAATAACGGAAAGTGGACATGATGAACGATGAGTCAGATGATTAGAAAATATGGCAAAATCATGAGAAAATAGTTTCTATAATCATCATCATGATGTGGAGTGTACAAAATTATGTGGTGGCATAATGGAATAGATTGTGAAGAATGTTGTCATAAAACAGAATATCTTGTAAAATTTGAAAGGTCCTCTAAGGGTCCAGGGTAATTACAACCTCTGGAATTGGTACATTTCGAAAGTACCCTACTGTAGCATAGCGACTGTATTTGGTATGATAATATGCCAGAGCAGAAGTGAGTTACAATAGGGCCGGACGCAGGTGGGTGAGAGTATTATGCATTGCAAAGCAAAACTCAGCCGACTGACATTGCGAAGCAGAGCCAGCTGGGTGCGGTATAGCAACAGCTGATGCAGTACACTAGCAGAAGGGCAGAAGCATCTCCCCCTTGCCGCCACAGACGTGTTTAGAGTACATGCCTTAAGCCCTAAACGAACATAGTCTGGAGTGTGTAAATTCTCAACTATAACTGTAATAAGCTACTCTCAAATCAGTATCATAGCCTGCAGCATAAGCTAGTGACATCCCTGAATGCAGTATGGAGTCCACTGCTCGAGCACAAGACAGGGCAGCATGTCCTGAGACACGAGTGAGCCGTCTGCTAACTGGAGGAAGTTCACAGCCATCATCAGCTGCGTAACCATGCTGTCATCATGGTCATAGCTGGAGACGTTGCTGGCAGCAGCATTCGAGTAATGCCGTGCTCAGCCCCACTCCTTGCGATTTCAGCAATGTCAACATCTATTGTTTTACATGAGAGTCAACTGGATGCCAgcaccaagctgttcctgatgtactacagCCAAGGGCTGGAATAAAGAAATTAACTGAACAAATCTACTGTTGTCCTGACATCTCATTTCATTCCCAGTGGGTGATAATCCAAGGGACATTCAGTGCTACAAAGTTTTCTGAATGATCATTGGGCTATGCTACGCATCAGTTTGCCACCACAGCCAAGTTTCCTCCAGTCGCATTCGTTGACTTCGCAAACTCACAGTCAAACAGTAACAGCTACGCTACAGgtcagtagattagattagattaatactagttccatggatcatgaatacgatatttcgtaatgatgtggaacgagtcgaattttccaatacatgacataattaggttaatttaacaacatacttaagttaatataacaactttattttttgtgtttttttgtttttctttattttttatttttattttttttatttttttatttttattattttttttccttaatttatatctaaaaatttctctatggagtagaaggagttgtcattcagaaattcttttaatttcttcttaaatacttgttggttatctgtcagacttttgatactatttggtaagtgaccaaatactttagtgccagtataattcacccctttctgtgccaaagttagatttaatcttgaatagtgaaggtcgtcctttctcctagtattgtagttatgcacactgctattacttttgaattgggtttggttgttaataacaaatttcataagagagtatatatactgagaagctactgtgaatatccctagatccttaaataaatgtctgcaggatgatcttgggtggactccagctattattctgattacacgcttttgtgcaataaatactttattcctcagtgatgaattaccccaaaatatgatgccatatgaaagcaatgagtgaaaataggcgtagtaagctaatttactaagatgtttatcaccaaaatttgcaatgacccttattgcataagtagctgaactcaaacgtttcagcagatcatcaatgtgtttcttccaatttaatctctcatcaatggacatacctaaaaatttggaatattctaccttagctatatgcttctgattaaggtctatatttattaatggtgtcataccattcactgtacggaactgtatgtactgtgtcttatcaaaattcagtgagagtccgtttacaaggaaccacttagtaattttctgaaagacagtattgacaatttcatcagttaattcttgtttctcaggtgtgattactatacttgtatcatcagcgaagagaactaactttgcctcttcatgaatatagaatggcaagtcattaatatataataagaacaacaaaggacccaagactgacccttgtggaaccccattcttgatagttccccagtttgaggaatgtgctgatctttgcatgttacgagaactacttatttcaactttctgcactcttccagttaggtacgaattaaaccatttgtgcactgtcccactcatgccacaatacttgagcttgtctagcagaatttcatgatttacacaatcaaaagcctttgagagatcacaaaaaatcccaatgggtggtgttcggttattcagatcattcaaaatttgactggtgaaagcatatatggcattttctgttgaaaaacccttctggaaaccaaactgacattttgttagtacttcatttttacagatatgtgaagctactcttgaatacattactttctcaaaaattttggataaagctgttagaagggagattggacggtaattgttgacatcagatctatccccctttttatgcaaaggtataacaaagGTATAACTTAGCACAGTCTATTTTCTACTGGTCTAATTCTGAAATGCTACTTCCCTTAAGCCGGTAgtgaagttagaaaatttaaaaaggaaatggatagtatgaagttagatacagtgagaaCTAATGGAGTGTGATgataggaagaacaagacttttggtcgggtcagtacagggttattaatacaaaatcagaTACAGATAATGCAGGAGAAGAtctaataatgaatatgaaaacggaaatgcgggtaagctactatgaacagcatagtgaacacacaaCTGTAGCCAACACAGACACAAAGCCAATACCCACGACAATAGTACAAGTGTGTATACCACCCAGCTTGGCAAatggtgaagagattgaaagaatatatGGTGAGGTAAATGAAATTATCCAGTTGGGTAAGGcggagaaaatttaattgtgatgggttaCCAGAATTTGTTAGTAGTAGAAGGAAGAACTGTAGGAGAACATGGACTAGAAAAAAGGAACGAaagaggtagaattttgcacaaatcaTAATTTAATCATCCCTAACACTTGGTTAGACAATCACAAAAGAAAgttgtacatgtggaagagacctggagacactggaaggtttcagattgactatATAATGGCAAACAGAGATTTCAAACAATATTTTAAACTGttatacatttccaggggcaggtgtggactctgaccataacccataatttattggctatgaactgcagaccaaacctgaagaaactgcaaaaaagtaggaagttaaggagataggacctgtgTAAAtaaaaagaaccagatgttgttgagagtttcagagggagcattaggataTATTGTACAGAAGCAGGGGGAAGAAATGCAGTAGAAAACAAATGGtaggctttgagagatgaaatagggaaagGGGCaaaagataaaataagtaaaagaatGAGGCCTTGTACAAATCCTTGGCTGACTCAAGACACCaactttaactgatgaaaagagaaattcGTAAATGAAGCAAGGAAAAAGTAATATTTACATGTAAAAATGTGATTGACAGAAAGTGCGAAATTGTTAAACAGGAATAGATATAgcacaaatgcaaggctgtagaagcatgaaaAACCAGGGCAAACATAGATGCTACttgtaaaaaaaatgtaatatatacctttcaagaaaagagaagcaactctaTGGATATCAAGTGCTGAAATGGCAAACCAGTgcaaagaaaagaagggaaaggtgtAAGGAATATATAGTGGGCCCATATGATGGGAACacacttgaggacaacattatagaaaGAAGAGGAGAATTAAGTGAAGATGAGTTGGGAGATATGATAtggcaagaagaatttgacaggcacAGAAAGACTCAGgattctctcagaattattgagatccttgggagagccagccagctatgacaaaattaTTCAACCTGGTGAGTAAGATACATGATAAAGGTGAAATACCTGCAGACAATCAtgatgaatgtaataattccaattacaaagaaggcaggtgctgtcaggtgtgaaaaccatcagtttaataactaatggttgcaagatactgacacaaattatttactcaagactggaaaaattggtagaggctgatgttccagagaaatgtaggaagatgcAAGGCAGCACTGACCCTGTGATTTATGAAaagcaaatctacatttatagcatttgtagatgtagatttggagaTAGCTTTTGGTGATGTTAAATGgcctacattctttgaaattttgaaaataacagGCATAAAATATAGAAAGTAAAAATCTACAGCTTTTACAGAAAACAGACTGTAGTTGTAAGATTTGAGGGAGGGAAGCCACAGTTGAGAAGGGATTGAaacaggggtgtagcctatccccaatgttattcaatctgtaaaattGAGCAAGCTGtggaggaaaccaaggagaaatttgaaaaagaaattaaagttcactGAAATTTTGTCACAGAAATATAAGgattgggaagagcagttgaacaaaatggatggtgtcttgaaaagagattgtaagatcAAAACCAATAAAACTAAAacatgggtaatggaatgtagctgaagtaaatcaggtgatcctGACTGATAGGTATCATGGCTACAGTACTGAAAGTGAAATGGTAAAGGTAGCTTGGGCAGACAAACATATGCATGTTTGTTCCTGCTTTGAGGTGTTATAACCATCCCCAGGTGAACGGGTCTGTGAGCACGGTCAACATGAAGTTAGATCGACTGGTTCTGTGCTCGCCGGTTGGGGCATGCACTACATGCTTGTCAAAGAAAACAGTGTTCACagctggttaacagcactgctgctgATGCACTTCATCATCACTGGTGTGGTTGTTTATGAGATCATCAGGGCTACAGAGTGCACAGGCCCACCAGTAGTCACACATGTACTGTGTAACTGGTGTTGGAGAGTTGACTGCGGTGAGAGCTTCTTCCATCATAAACAAATTCTGTGCTGCTTGAGCACTTTCGTGAGCTTGTACGATTAGAATAACTTCCATTAAAGAGACTGATATGATTTTCTCAGTATGTGGTTTCCTGTTTCCGAGTTGGGTGTCACTATAGTGTCCCAGGCTAGAGTGTCTGCCTAATTCTTCCCATATGAACATTTAAAATTGCAGTTTTTACTTAATCCTTGTAGATTAACAGTCCACATATGAGTGACAGGTGCCCTTTTCACACTGCAAAAATTCTGACTTGATTGCAATAAGATGTTTCTCCACTGAAAACTGTTCTTGCAGTAGATAAAACATTCTAGGTGGTTCAAGTTCCACCAGCTTTGTTAATGACTCTTTAATTTTTATATTAGCTGGTACAGTTTGGGGTTCCTGACAAGAACATGACCTTTTGTCTTTCTGTGTTGGAAATTTGACAAGctgaaaaatataataattgcacTTGTTGGCAGTACGCATCCTCCtcctcactttgttcattaaatggttGAAAGGCCATAGACACAGGTGGCATGAGAAATGTTGCTTCTACATTCATTAATGCTTGCACTACCAGTAATATAGCTGTTGTTAGCTCCTGATAAACCTATGCAGTTTGTGCTAGGTGTTGTAAATATTCCATGGTTGGAACCTGCACTCTTGCTTAataacaaaattgttcaaaatttgATTTGTACATGTCACAGGTCCTCAGTCACTGCCACTTTTGTAATACATGTGCAGACAACAGAGTTTATTCACAACAAGAGGTGTATATAGAAGATGCTACTAAGAATGTGCAAGCTACCTTAAGTCTGTACTCCAAAGCAAAATCCAGTTGAAGCCATATCAGAGTCCTATCTATTACAAATAGAGTCCACCAGAATAACACCATAGCCAATATGATAACACTCGCAGTGTGCACACAACTATTCACATCAACACAGGCTTAGGCCGGCCTTGAGGAAGCATATATGCCAGAGTGGGGCATAATCCCATCAGAGGGTGCATGTAAGTATCACTCGCATGTGAGTAGTGATGTCACAATGATTgatgtctgcagctcatggtctagagGCTAggattgctgcctctggatcacaaggtcccgggttcgattcctggccttgtTGGGTATTTTCTTTGctgtgggactgggtgtttgtgttgtcctcatcatgtcatcatcatcatctatcgtGACAGTAGCTAGATAGCTAGATTGGACTATGCAAACAATTGGACTGTGAAAACAATTGGGActatgtatgggcgctgatgaccgtgcagttgaacactccacaatccaatcatcatcaCAGTGATTGATAGTAATGCTACACCAACTACTCAATTTGCATGGTAACATCGAGTGATGCCACTATACTaatgtaaaatttatgtttttatgGGATATTTGGTTCAGGATGTGCATGGTTTGGATCCTATTTAAGAAACATTATGCAGAATGCTACATTAGGATTTCTGAGTAATACAAACAGGCACACCATACTATCATGGGGAGAAATCACAAGGGGTGTTCTGCAAGGTTTGATCTAGGGCTCATTACAGTTCTTTCTCTACATTAATGGTCTACCTTTTTATTTAAATCAGGAGACAAAATTAGTCATTTTGCAGACATTGTAAAGCATTATTGCCAACCTGACCAAAGAAACATTCACGGCGAAAATAGTAAATGATGCTTTATTAACCATGTATTGTGAATCTAGTTTACCGACAAAAAACAGGttaaaaagttcttatttcttgGTGTGCATGTTGGTGGAAAAAAAAAGTATAATAGCTCTGCTAAAGtgtttaagttcagctacttttgccatAAGCATTAACTGCCAAATTTGAGGACATACAGATTGGTAAGTTGAAGTATTTTCATGAACTGATGCCCTACAAATAATATTCTGCAGTAATTCCTCAAATAGTATTCActacacaaaagaaagtaattggaATGAAATGTTCAGTTCACACCTGTACATTTTTCAGGTGTCTATTTAAACAACTGGGAATATTAATCACCACCTCACACTACAtttattcactcatgaaattttTTGTCAATAAACTAAAGCAGCTTGAGAGTAATAAAGATATTCACACACAGAATtctagaaggaaaaatgatcttCACTTCTCTCTAGTGAATCTAAATTTTGTACAGAAATGAACACAATGCTCAGCTAAAAATTCTTTGACAATGTGCTTATTGGAATAAGACATCAGACAAGCAGTGTAAGTATTTCCAAATGTAGATTAAAGGTGTTTCTCTTTAACAATTCCTTCCATACCAAAGATAAAttgttgaaaacaaataattagtcaATTACATACCTGGCAATGGCCATTATATAATTATTCAACTGACATGCTACACATCATAACATTTATCATGAATATGATCTACAGTATTCGTAATGGACCAACTAACTTTACAATTGCAAGATCAGAAGTCAATGCCATGTTCACTCGCCCAGCAAGCTGACCTATGGACTACTTTTTTTGGTAGACTCTTTCCATGCTTTCGGATTTGCGGTCCATGAAACATTGCTCGCCATGCAATCCAAAGGGCCTTGCAAGACCTTAAGGACTCTCTGTAATAAGTATGCCCAAATTTTCTCACCTGGAATAGGGAAGACGACTGATTTTGAAACTCACTTCACACTTAAGATGACAGCAGCCCCAAATTTTTTTGAAGCCTGCCTGGTGCACTTGGCTCTTAAGTATGCCCTCAAAACAGATACGGAGAAGCTCACTCATGAAGACACATTAAAACTTAATTCCCGTACTCAATGGGCCACTCCCCTGGTAGCAGCATGCACACCCAAAGGCACCGTGAGATTTTGTGATGATTTCAAAGTAATCATCAATGCACAAGCTGAAGTGCAAACTTATCCTCTACTGAACCCAGATAAATGCTTTCAAAATTAGGCTATGGCACCTTAttccacacaactgatttcatagaAACGTGTTTTCAAATCCCCTTGGACACAGCATCACAAACTTATCTGGTGTTATACATGCCATTAGGTTTTTACCATCACAACTGGTTACCTTTCAGAATTCCTTCAGGCCCTGCCATGTTTCAGTATTTTATGGATCAACTACTTCAGAGTAAACCCAACTATGCTGTACCTTGATGATACTTTGATCAAAGGTGTAACTACAGAGGATCACCTTCACAATCTCAAGTTTTTCTTACAGAGACTGGTGGCAAGACGACTTCAATGCAACATGTGcaagtattcttgtacataacttTCCATGACATATTTAAGGTTTAAACTCTAGGCAAACGGATTGGATAAAATGAAATCCCACAATAACAAAGACTCTACTCATTGATCCAGCGGAAGCACCAAAGCacactttttgaatggtcacctgCCTGTCAGAAAACTTTCTGGACTTTTAAAAGATTGCTTGAAGTGGGCACCATGTTTAGCAACCTACACTCCTAGTCTGCCTTTATTAATAGCAATGGAGGCGTGCCCACACCTGTCCCCCTCTGGTATTGGCACATTCCTGTCCCAAGTACCCCCAGCACCAAACTCCCTGTTGCATATGCTTCTAAGACCTTACC
This window harbors:
- the LOC124605802 gene encoding exosome complex component RRP42, which encodes MAEVLLSTAEKTYILHGVDEDFRTDGRNRRTYRPIELETEVVIHANGSARLRLANTDILVGVKTEIDTPFPERPNEGKIEFFVDCSANATPAFEGRGGEDLATEISASLARAYMSSQVFNLSPLIITPGVHCWKLYVDILILECGGNLFDAVSLAVKAALHNTRVPKVENEGKDGDEEMLVLSQNYNDCTHLDVSNTPVLITLCKIGDNCVVDPTAEEEACSVASVVIAVTESGLVTSVFKTGEGSLSPQTFRDALIEGRDIGYNLNKTLKNALLREAEKGNEGGVYEPYGFLK